TACATATGCCGTACTAAAATAGACATAACGTTTTAATTGAGTCAGCCCTCGTACCCACTTATTCACATTATTGGTGCCATCCACATTAATTCTAAAAGCAATATCCCCAGGTACTGCCAAATCAAAGATAGCTGCAAGATGAAAAACATGGGTTACCCTTTCATTTAGAATTTCTTGGGTTTCGTCAGAGATCAATAGTGATGGCTGGGTGATGTCACCTTCTATAAGGATAAATAAGTCGTCCTGCAGACCTAGTTCTGTAATAATAGCATGTCGTTCTTTTCTTGCTTTATCCATCATACTTTGAAGAACAAGTACATAAACAATCCCTTTCAATTCATTCTTTTTCAAAACTTCTCTAATTAATTGGTTACAAATATAACCTGGAAATCCCGTAAAAAAATACCCATTGTTCATGACTATCCCTCCCAAAAATGTTCTATCGAATCTTGTACTAATTGTATGTTGTTCTAAAAATAATAGCAAAGATATTAGTCTGAATTTTCTGTATTTTTAATTTAAAAAAATGACGGGAATAATCCCGCCAATCCTACTCGTGCTGATCCATAGGGTTATAAAGCTTCACGTCTGGATTTTTTTCTTGGAACCAACGAAGCGCAAAGTCATTTTCAAATAAAAAGACATAATGATCAAAGCGATCCTTTACAAGCAGACTTCTAGAACTCGAGAGATTTTCATCAACAACATCTCCTTCTATCCATCTGCCAATTTTAGAACCAATTCGTTCCATCAATACCTCTGCATTGTATTCATTTCTCATTCGATGTTCAAAAACCTCAAATTGCAGCTGTCCAACCGCACCTAACAGGTAATCATCTGTTTTGACTGTTTTGTACAGTTGAATGGCACCTTCCTGAACCAGCTGTTGAATCCCTTTATAAAATGATTTTTGTTTCATTACATTTTTTGCAGAAACCCTAACAAAAAGCTCTGGTGTAAATTGAGGCAGTCTTTCAAATTGAAAATTATCTTTACCTGCAGTTATGGTATCACCAATTTGGTAAGTACCAGTATCATAGAGACCAATAATGTCCCCGCTGACAGCCTCATCCACCGTGTTTCTTTCCTCAGCCATAAAAGAAGTGGATTGAGAAAGCTTAATCTGTTTACCTAAGCGTGGTATATTTACCGTCATTCCTCGTTCAAATTTACCTGAACAAATACGGACGAAAGCAATCCTGTCACGATGGGCTGGGTTCATGTTTGCCTGAATTTTAAAGACAAATCCTGAAAACTGTTCAGCAAGCGGATTAATTTCTCCTATCGATGAATTTCGAGCCATCGGAGCAGGAGCAAATTGCAGGTATGTCTCTAAAAAGGTTTGGACCCCAAAAGTTGTTAACGCAGAGCCAAAGAAAACCGGGGTAATCTTACCATCTGCAACTTTTTCAGGAGAGAAATCATTACCAGCCTCATTTAAAAGCATAATCTCTTCCAGCGTTTGGTCATAAAGTCCAGAAGCCTTTAATGGATGTTCTCCTTCTATTTCCCCTTCACTATTTAATGATATGAAACGGTCTTCCTCATTTACTCTAAATTGTTCAATTCGATTGTAATAACGGTCATAAATCCCAAGAAACTCTTTGCCCATCCCAATTGGCCAGTTCATCGGATATGACTCAATTCCAAGAACCTCTTCTAATTCAGCAAGGAGCTCTAAGGGCGCTTTCCCCTGACGGTCCAGCTTATTAATAAAAGTAAAAATTGGAATTCCACGCATCCGGCATACTTTAAATAGCTTTAACGTTTGTTCCTCAATCCCTTTAGCAGAATCGATAATCATAACTGCACTATCAACAGCCATTAACGTACGATACGTATCTTCACTGAAATCCTGGTGTCCTGGAGTGTCCAAAATATTGACACGAAAATCATTATAATCAAATTGCATAACGCTGGACGTAACAGAGATTCCACGTTGCTTTTCAATTTCCATCCAGTCACTTGTCGCAAACTTACCTGTTTTTTTAGCTTTTACCGTACCAGCGTCACGAATCGCTCCGCCGAATAATAATAATTTTTCTGTTAATGTTGTTTTCCCGGCATCCGGGTGAGATATAATCGCAAAGGTTCTACGCGATAATACCTCTTCTTTAAAATTGTTACCCATTTCAAATTCCTCTCTTTTTGTCAATCCAAAAATTTTTCTCGTACCCTTAATCTTATAGTCTTGCGGTCAAATTTGCAATCCTTTAATAATAATCCAATTGGAAATCTATTTCCACCCATTCCCACATCGCCTTTTGCCATTTTCCTTTTATAATAGAATAAGACTCGTATAAGGAGATGACAATATTGAATCAAAGTAAAAAACTAGTCTCAAAGATTATTCCGCTCATCGCAGCGTTACTAATATTACTGGCAGGGATAACTTGGATTATCCAAACAACCAATAAAAAAATTGAGATTCCTTTTTCTTCAGTGGAAGAAACCATTCAAGAGCAAAACGGAAAACAAGTAGTTCTGACAGAGCACTCTGACGGCAGCATAATACTGGAAATTGACGGTCTCAAATACGAATCACATGTTCCGCCGAATAGTCAAATGATTGACAAACTCGTTGAGAAATATAATATTCATTACTCCTTCTCTAATAGCAGCCGGTTTGGAAAGTGGATTATGGCGGGTGTACTACTCACCCTTGTTGGAACTGCTTTCGTACTTCAAAGAACAAAAGGGGGGTTTGGTCTATCAAATTCAATGAAGAATAGTGTTTCTCAAGCACGACCTCTTCCATCCATTAGTTTAGATGATGTTGGTGGGATTGGTGAAGAAATGAAGGAAGAAATTCTTCAGACACTTTCAACACTGAAGGAACCGGAAAGAGCGGTTAAAATGGGGATTAAGCCGCCAAAAGGTATTTTATTATATGGACCGCCAGGCACAGGAAAAACATTATTAGCTCAGGCAATTGCCCGTGAATTAAATGCATCTTTCTTTTCTGCAAGCGGGTCAGCTTTTAACGAATTATTCGTTGGAGTCGGTGCCAGCAGGGTCCGCTCTTTATTTCAGAGTGCGAGAAAACAAGGTCCGGCTGTCATCTTCATTGATGAAGTAGATGCCCTAGCTGGCAGAAGAAAAGCCCATGGCGGTGAAGAAGCAGAAAAAACTTTGACTGAACTCCTTGTCCAGCTTGATGGCGGGCATTCGAATGATGGAATTCTGTTTATTGCCGCAACAAA
This genomic stretch from Neobacillus niacini harbors:
- a CDS encoding peptide chain release factor 3, which codes for MGNNFKEEVLSRRTFAIISHPDAGKTTLTEKLLLFGGAIRDAGTVKAKKTGKFATSDWMEIEKQRGISVTSSVMQFDYNDFRVNILDTPGHQDFSEDTYRTLMAVDSAVMIIDSAKGIEEQTLKLFKVCRMRGIPIFTFINKLDRQGKAPLELLAELEEVLGIESYPMNWPIGMGKEFLGIYDRYYNRIEQFRVNEEDRFISLNSEGEIEGEHPLKASGLYDQTLEEIMLLNEAGNDFSPEKVADGKITPVFFGSALTTFGVQTFLETYLQFAPAPMARNSSIGEINPLAEQFSGFVFKIQANMNPAHRDRIAFVRICSGKFERGMTVNIPRLGKQIKLSQSTSFMAEERNTVDEAVSGDIIGLYDTGTYQIGDTITAGKDNFQFERLPQFTPELFVRVSAKNVMKQKSFYKGIQQLVQEGAIQLYKTVKTDDYLLGAVGQLQFEVFEHRMRNEYNAEVLMERIGSKIGRWIEGDVVDENLSSSRSLLVKDRFDHYVFLFENDFALRWFQEKNPDVKLYNPMDQHE
- a CDS encoding AAA family ATPase; this translates as MNQSKKLVSKIIPLIAALLILLAGITWIIQTTNKKIEIPFSSVEETIQEQNGKQVVLTEHSDGSIILEIDGLKYESHVPPNSQMIDKLVEKYNIHYSFSNSSRFGKWIMAGVLLTLVGTAFVLQRTKGGFGLSNSMKNSVSQARPLPSISLDDVGGIGEEMKEEILQTLSTLKEPERAVKMGIKPPKGILLYGPPGTGKTLLAQAIARELNASFFSASGSAFNELFVGVGASRVRSLFQSARKQGPAVIFIDEVDALAGRRKAHGGEEAEKTLTELLVQLDGGHSNDGILFIAATNRKDMLDEAFLRPGRIDFTFHVPLPDTKGRREIMDIHTRGKALSEEVLASLDELSESTSGFSGAELQSLFETASRRAVRNGQDVLTKGDLDYALDRTILGSTSRTLQDLDTKRRVAIHEAGHAIVASLTKPGSVRKATIIPRGDALGYVAPIPKELHLSTTSDLLDRVAMVLAGGVAERILLGEHSIGVSGDVQQAKQIIEQMVDTGMLQGGFTLTFNKQDKEDKMQELFEKGIERAENLINSHQHQYQQLVDTLLKKETLEGYEVEEIVWGNTPIISDDVSA